In Mauremys mutica isolate MM-2020 ecotype Southern chromosome 16, ASM2049712v1, whole genome shotgun sequence, one DNA window encodes the following:
- the ASPHD2 gene encoding aspartate beta-hydroxylase domain-containing protein 2 isoform X2, which translates to MVWVPVRTTRTDHLALLYTSKNSFTKMSLEWLMDWSWSLDGLRDFIATGIQSFRDCDTTALTAVACLLVLFVWYCYHVGREQPRTYVTVNSLMQSSDASGLQNGYAYCHSPECVRCTRNDGLNQKLYHNLQEYAKRYSWSGMGRIHKGIREQGRYLNSRPSIQKPEVFFLPDLPTMPYFSRDAQKHDVELLERNFQTILCEFETLYKAFSNCSLPQGWKMNSTPSGEWFTFYLVNQGTCVPKNCRKCPRTYRLLGNLRTCIGNNVFGNACISVLTPGTVIAEHYGPTNIRIRCHLGLKTPSNCELVVGGEPQCWAEGRCLLFDDSFLHTAFHEGR; encoded by the exons ATGGTGTGGGTGCCTGTAAGAACCACGAGGACTGATCACCTGGCCCTTTTATACACCTCTAAGAACAGCTTCACAAAAATGTCTTTGGAGTGGCTGATGGACTGGAGCTGGTCACTGGATGGACTCCGGGACTTTATAGCTACAGGGATCCAGTCCTTCCGGGACTGTGACACCACTGCACTCACTGCTGTCGCTTGCCTCTTGGTGCTGTTTGTTTGGTACTGTTACCACgttggcagggagcagccccgCACGTATGTCACTGTGAATTCCCTCATGCAGAGCTCCGATGCCAGTGGCTTACAGAACGGGTACGCTTACTGCCACTCCCCCGAGTGTGTGCGCTGCACACGTAACGACGGGCTTAACCAGAAACTCTATCACAATCTGCAGGAATATGCCAAGCGCTACTCCTGGTCCGGCATGGGCAGGATCCACAAGGGCATCCGAGAGCAAGGGCGCTACCTAAACAGCCGACCATCCATCCAGAAGCCAGAAGTCTTCTTCTTACCAGACTTACCAACAATGCCCTATTTCTCACGGGACGCTCAAAAACATGACGTGGAGTTACTGGAACGCAACTTCCAGACCATCCTGTGCGAATTCGAGACCCTCTACAAAGCCTTCTCAAACTGCAGCCTCCCGCAAGGATGGAAAATGAACAGCACGCCCAGTGGGGAGTGGTTCACCTTTTACCTGGTGAACCAGGGCACGTGCGTTCCCAAGAACTGCAGGAAATGCCCACGGACGTATCGCTTACTTGGGAACCTCCGCACCTGCATTGGCAACAATGTCTTTGGGAACGCATGCATCTCTGTGCTGACCCCTGGCACGGTCATTGCGGAGCACTATGGACCAACCAACATCCGCATACGATGCCATTTAG GTCTGAAGACTCCCAGCAACTGTGAGCTGGTGGTGGGTGgcgagccccagtgctgggctgaaGGCCGATGCCTCCTGTTTGACGATTCCTTTCTGCACACTGCATTTCATGAAG GACGATGA
- the ASPHD2 gene encoding aspartate beta-hydroxylase domain-containing protein 2 isoform X1, protein MVWVPVRTTRTDHLALLYTSKNSFTKMSLEWLMDWSWSLDGLRDFIATGIQSFRDCDTTALTAVACLLVLFVWYCYHVGREQPRTYVTVNSLMQSSDASGLQNGYAYCHSPECVRCTRNDGLNQKLYHNLQEYAKRYSWSGMGRIHKGIREQGRYLNSRPSIQKPEVFFLPDLPTMPYFSRDAQKHDVELLERNFQTILCEFETLYKAFSNCSLPQGWKMNSTPSGEWFTFYLVNQGTCVPKNCRKCPRTYRLLGNLRTCIGNNVFGNACISVLTPGTVIAEHYGPTNIRIRCHLGLKTPSNCELVVGGEPQCWAEGRCLLFDDSFLHTAFHEGPPEEGPRVIFMVDLWHPNVAAAERQALDFIFAPGR, encoded by the exons ATGGTGTGGGTGCCTGTAAGAACCACGAGGACTGATCACCTGGCCCTTTTATACACCTCTAAGAACAGCTTCACAAAAATGTCTTTGGAGTGGCTGATGGACTGGAGCTGGTCACTGGATGGACTCCGGGACTTTATAGCTACAGGGATCCAGTCCTTCCGGGACTGTGACACCACTGCACTCACTGCTGTCGCTTGCCTCTTGGTGCTGTTTGTTTGGTACTGTTACCACgttggcagggagcagccccgCACGTATGTCACTGTGAATTCCCTCATGCAGAGCTCCGATGCCAGTGGCTTACAGAACGGGTACGCTTACTGCCACTCCCCCGAGTGTGTGCGCTGCACACGTAACGACGGGCTTAACCAGAAACTCTATCACAATCTGCAGGAATATGCCAAGCGCTACTCCTGGTCCGGCATGGGCAGGATCCACAAGGGCATCCGAGAGCAAGGGCGCTACCTAAACAGCCGACCATCCATCCAGAAGCCAGAAGTCTTCTTCTTACCAGACTTACCAACAATGCCCTATTTCTCACGGGACGCTCAAAAACATGACGTGGAGTTACTGGAACGCAACTTCCAGACCATCCTGTGCGAATTCGAGACCCTCTACAAAGCCTTCTCAAACTGCAGCCTCCCGCAAGGATGGAAAATGAACAGCACGCCCAGTGGGGAGTGGTTCACCTTTTACCTGGTGAACCAGGGCACGTGCGTTCCCAAGAACTGCAGGAAATGCCCACGGACGTATCGCTTACTTGGGAACCTCCGCACCTGCATTGGCAACAATGTCTTTGGGAACGCATGCATCTCTGTGCTGACCCCTGGCACGGTCATTGCGGAGCACTATGGACCAACCAACATCCGCATACGATGCCATTTAG GTCTGAAGACTCCCAGCAACTGTGAGCTGGTGGTGGGTGgcgagccccagtgctgggctgaaGGCCGATGCCTCCTGTTTGACGATTCCTTTCTGCACACTGCATTTCATGAAG GTCCCCCCGAAGAGGGCCCTCGTGTGATCTTTATGGTGGATTTGTGGCACCCGAATGTTGCAGCTGCCGAGCGCCAAGCCCTTGATTTTATCTTTGCTCCAGGACGATGA